The Bacteroidales bacterium genome segment TTTAAAGTTTCGGGAATTATTAATTGCAAATATTCCGACCTAAATATTAACTTCAAACGAGAAAAAGGCTTGCAATATATGATTTCTCAAATTAATCATTATTTGAATACTATTAAAAAAGCTTAAAAAATTATAAAGATATGCAAAGCAAACTAACAGGAACCGGAGTAGCAATGGTTACACCGTTCAGAAATGACGACAGTATTGATTTCGGAGCTTTAAAAAAGCTAACGGAACATATTATTAACGGAGGAGTTGATTTTTTAGTAGTTATGGGAACAACCGGAGAAAACCCTGTTCTTTCCGAACAAGAGCAAACGGCTGTTTTAGACTATATTACAGAAGTTTCAGAAAAAAAAGTACCGATTGTATTCGGTATTGCCGGTAATAATACACAAGCTGTTGTTAACAGAATTAAAAATACCGATTTCACGAATATTGATGCAATTTTATCTGCAACACCTTACTATAATAAACCCACCCAAGAAGGTTTATATGCTCATTATAAAACAATTGCAGGAGCTTGTCCTGTTCCTGTTATTTTGTATAACGTGCCGGGAAGAACTTCAGTAAATATGAATGCAGAAACTACCTTGAAATTAGCAAATAATTTCGAAAATATAATTGCCGTAAAAG includes the following:
- the dapA gene encoding 4-hydroxy-tetrahydrodipicolinate synthase; this translates as MQSKLTGTGVAMVTPFRNDDSIDFGALKKLTEHIINGGVDFLVVMGTTGENPVLSEQEQTAVLDYITEVSEKKVPIVFGIAGNNTQAVVNRIKNTDFTNIDAILSATPYYNKPTQEGLYAHYKTIAGACPVPVILYNVPGRTSVNMNAETTLKLANNFENIIAVKEASGNLDQIMQIIKNKPEGFSVLSGDDTYTMPYIAMGMNGVISVTGNAYPKEFSDMVKASLKYDFKTAQKLHYKLLDLSNSLFREGNPGGVKAALEILGICEKHVRLPLASVSNETYEIIKANMKNI